Proteins from a single region of Geothrix sp. PMB-07:
- a CDS encoding 2Fe-2S iron-sulfur cluster-binding protein — translation MVKVHFLLEDMLVEAPAGTSLQAIADAAGADITFGCRTGSCGTCRVRVSEGLSHCSEAGPEERDFLKGLDAPADQRLACQVAVHGDIAIDYLGL, via the coding sequence ATGGTGAAGGTCCATTTCCTCCTTGAGGACATGCTGGTGGAGGCCCCTGCGGGCACCTCCCTGCAGGCCATCGCCGACGCGGCGGGGGCCGACATCACTTTCGGCTGCCGCACCGGTTCCTGCGGAACCTGCCGTGTGCGGGTCAGCGAGGGGCTTTCCCACTGCAGCGAGGCGGGCCCCGAGGAACGCGATTTCCTGAAAGGCCTGGACGCCCCCGCTGACCAGCGCCTGGCCTGCCAGGTGGCCGTCCACGGCGACATCGCCATCGACTACCTGGGCCTTTAG